The following proteins are encoded in a genomic region of Nocardioides sp. cx-173:
- the ruvA gene encoding Holliday junction branch migration protein RuvA, with product MIAFVRGQVAALTVSSAVLEVGGVGLELMCTPGTLASLRPGHQATLSTSMVVREDSLTLFGFADDDEKSTFELVQTASGVGPKVAQAMVAVLSPDDLRRAIAADDVKTLTRVPGIGQKGAQRIILELKDRIGAPTGARSASPAAAAAPWRDQVTQGLVGLGWSAKDADAAVETVAPEAGDLPDVGALLRAALRSLSKA from the coding sequence GTGATCGCCTTCGTCCGCGGCCAGGTGGCCGCGCTGACCGTCTCCAGCGCCGTGCTCGAGGTCGGGGGAGTCGGCCTGGAGCTGATGTGCACCCCCGGCACCCTCGCGTCGCTGCGCCCGGGCCACCAGGCCACCCTGTCGACCAGCATGGTGGTGCGCGAGGACTCGCTCACGCTGTTCGGATTCGCCGACGATGACGAGAAGTCGACGTTCGAGCTCGTGCAGACCGCGTCCGGAGTCGGCCCCAAGGTCGCCCAGGCGATGGTCGCCGTGCTCAGCCCCGACGACCTGCGCCGCGCGATCGCCGCCGACGACGTCAAGACGCTGACCCGGGTGCCCGGCATCGGCCAGAAGGGCGCGCAGCGGATCATCCTCGAGCTCAAGGACCGCATCGGCGCCCCCACCGGCGCTCGGTCCGCGAGCCCGGCCGCCGCCGCCGCACCGTGGCGCGACCAGGTCACCCAGGGCCTGGTCGGGCTGGGCTGGTCGGCGAAGGACGCCGATGCGGCGGTGGAGACCGTCGCGCCCGAGGCCGGCGACCTGCCCGATGTGGGCGCGCTGCTGCGCGCCGCGCTGCGCTCGCTGAGCAAGGCCTGA
- the ruvC gene encoding crossover junction endodeoxyribonuclease RuvC produces the protein MGIDPGLTRCGIGVVEGSVGRPLSLVDVNVVRTSSDLPVAERLVTIERGIDAWLDEYRPDAVAVERVFARSDSSTIMGTAQASGIALVCAARRGLPVALHTPSEVKAAVSGNGRADKAQVGAMITRILRLETLPKPADAADALALAITHIWRGGAQARIDAALAANRRPRATAPTFRSRA, from the coding sequence CTGGGAATCGACCCGGGGCTGACCCGATGCGGCATCGGGGTGGTCGAGGGCAGCGTGGGGCGTCCGCTGAGCCTGGTCGACGTCAACGTCGTGCGCACCTCCAGCGACCTCCCGGTGGCCGAGCGGCTGGTCACCATCGAGCGCGGCATCGACGCCTGGCTCGACGAGTACCGCCCCGACGCGGTCGCCGTCGAGCGGGTGTTCGCGCGCTCCGACAGCTCCACGATCATGGGTACGGCGCAGGCGAGCGGCATCGCCCTGGTCTGCGCGGCCCGGCGCGGCCTGCCGGTCGCGCTGCACACGCCCAGCGAGGTCAAGGCGGCGGTGTCCGGCAACGGCCGGGCCGACAAGGCCCAGGTGGGCGCCATGATCACCCGGATCCTGCGCCTGGAGACCCTGCCCAAGCCGGCCGACGCCGCCGACGCCCTGGCGCTCGCCATCACCCACATCTGGCGCGGCGGCGCACAGGCGCGCATCGACGCGGCGCTGGCCGCCAACCGCCGCCCACGGGCCACCGCCCCCACCTTCAGGAGCAGAGCGTGA
- a CDS encoding YebC/PmpR family DNA-binding transcriptional regulator, protein MSGHSKWATTKHKKAVVDAKRGKMFAKLIKNIEVAARMGGGDPTGNPTLYDAIQKAKKSSVPNDNIDRAVKRGSGAETGGADYQTIMYEGYGPSGVAMLIECLTDNKNRAAMEVRTAMTRNGGSLADPGSVSFLFHRKGVVVVPREQEGRQVSEDDVLEATLEAGADDVHDLGEAIEVISEATDLVDVRTALQSAGIDYDSAEASFVPDMQVALDKDAAGKMFRLVDVLEDLDDVQNIFANFDVPDDVMAALDDES, encoded by the coding sequence ATGTCCGGCCACTCCAAATGGGCGACCACCAAGCACAAGAAGGCGGTCGTCGACGCCAAGCGCGGCAAGATGTTCGCCAAGCTGATCAAGAACATCGAGGTCGCGGCCCGCATGGGCGGCGGTGACCCGACCGGCAACCCGACGCTCTACGACGCCATCCAGAAGGCCAAGAAGTCCTCGGTCCCCAACGACAACATCGACCGCGCGGTCAAGCGCGGCTCCGGCGCGGAGACCGGAGGGGCCGACTACCAGACGATCATGTACGAGGGCTACGGCCCCTCCGGCGTCGCCATGCTCATCGAGTGCCTCACCGACAACAAGAACCGCGCCGCCATGGAGGTCCGCACCGCCATGACCCGCAACGGCGGCTCGCTCGCCGACCCCGGGTCCGTGTCGTTCCTCTTCCACCGCAAGGGCGTCGTCGTGGTGCCCCGCGAGCAGGAGGGACGTCAGGTCAGCGAGGACGACGTGCTGGAGGCGACGCTCGAGGCCGGCGCCGACGACGTCCACGACCTCGGCGAGGCCATCGAGGTCATCTCGGAGGCCACCGACCTGGTCGATGTCCGTACCGCGCTCCAGAGCGCCGGCATCGACTACGACTCGGCCGAGGCCTCGTTCGTGCCCGACATGCAGGTCGCGCTCGACAAGGACGCCGCAGGCAAGATGTTCCGCCTGGTCGACGTGCTCGAGGACCTCGACGACGTCCAGAACATCTTCGCCAACTTCGACGTCCCCGACGACGTCATGGCCGCCCTCGACGACGAGTCCTGA
- the pdxT gene encoding pyridoxal 5'-phosphate synthase glutaminase subunit PdxT, which yields MTTGRTTTPTIGVLALQGDVREHLRALESLGVASIAVRRPSELEACDALVLPGGESTTMAKLARTFELFEPVRDRIKRGMPAFGTCAGMILLAERVEDGTADQETLGGLDITVRRNAFGRQVDSFEGDLAFAGLDSPVHALFIRAPWVEQVGETVQVLAAVTHGEAAGRIVAVRQGHLMATSFHPEVGADHRIHSLFVDLVKQS from the coding sequence ATCACGACCGGCCGCACGACCACCCCCACGATCGGCGTCCTCGCCCTGCAGGGCGACGTGCGCGAGCACCTGCGCGCGCTCGAGTCGCTCGGGGTCGCCTCGATCGCCGTACGTCGCCCCAGCGAGCTGGAGGCCTGCGACGCGCTCGTGCTCCCTGGGGGCGAGTCGACGACGATGGCCAAGCTGGCCCGCACCTTTGAGCTGTTCGAGCCGGTCCGCGACCGGATCAAGCGCGGCATGCCCGCCTTCGGCACCTGCGCCGGGATGATCCTGCTCGCCGAGCGGGTCGAGGACGGGACGGCCGACCAGGAGACCCTCGGCGGGCTGGACATCACGGTGCGGCGCAACGCCTTCGGTCGCCAGGTCGACTCCTTCGAGGGGGACCTGGCGTTCGCCGGGCTCGACTCGCCCGTGCACGCCCTCTTCATCCGCGCGCCCTGGGTCGAGCAGGTCGGGGAGACGGTGCAGGTGCTCGCCGCGGTCACGCACGGCGAGGCCGCGGGTAGGATCGTCGCGGTCCGCCAGGGTCACCTGATGGCCACGTCGTTCCACCCCGAGGTCGGGGCGGACCACCGCATCCACAGCCTCTTCGTGGATCTCGTCAAGCAGTCGTAG
- a CDS encoding signal peptidase I: MTGARRRHRLREWLLTAGALLGVGSILLAVAAAVLGVTPLVFRSGSMAPAVETGDLGIARSVPAAELRPGDIVSVLTSRGVRVTHRVVSAEPADAGTVLVLRGDANEEPDAETYTVEEADRLLFSVPKAGYVAGWLSGTVGVFLAGLLVGGVLLVLLARTRGPRGPRRPDPAEDAHGHGSAPAPTPGRRRALPSAAPPADPAAGSARSSMVMFGLLVVLLSAATLTPRATDTLAAWTDSVAVTASTNAYRVPQPPTLQCAVGGTKDSRIVTLTWLGVSSPATTYVVTVSTSKATPGTVGTVGGTKSVAITFTPSELSNVTVTVTVTPEMTVRSAWKGPARTKQFKVGKNKNEAPTCL, encoded by the coding sequence ATGACCGGGGCTCGCCGGCGGCACCGGTTGCGCGAGTGGCTCCTGACAGCGGGCGCACTGCTCGGCGTGGGGAGCATCCTGCTGGCCGTGGCGGCCGCGGTGCTCGGGGTCACCCCGCTCGTGTTCCGCTCCGGCTCGATGGCACCCGCGGTCGAGACCGGCGACCTCGGCATCGCGCGCAGCGTCCCGGCAGCCGAGCTCCGCCCCGGAGACATCGTGTCGGTCTTGACCAGCCGCGGCGTCCGGGTCACGCACCGCGTGGTCTCGGCCGAGCCCGCCGACGCCGGCACCGTGCTCGTGCTGCGCGGCGACGCCAACGAGGAGCCCGACGCCGAGACCTACACGGTCGAAGAGGCTGACCGGCTGCTGTTCTCCGTGCCGAAGGCAGGCTACGTCGCCGGGTGGCTTTCCGGCACCGTCGGCGTATTCCTGGCCGGGCTGCTGGTCGGCGGCGTGCTCCTGGTCCTGCTCGCCCGCACACGCGGCCCACGCGGCCCGCGCCGTCCCGACCCGGCGGAAGACGCCCATGGTCACGGCTCCGCGCCTGCGCCGACACCCGGACGGCGCCGAGCACTGCCGTCGGCGGCCCCGCCCGCAGACCCGGCCGCCGGATCCGCACGCTCCTCCATGGTGATGTTCGGGCTGCTGGTCGTCTTGTTGAGCGCCGCCACCCTCACGCCGCGCGCGACCGACACGCTGGCCGCGTGGACCGACAGTGTGGCCGTGACCGCGAGCACCAACGCCTACAGGGTCCCTCAGCCGCCAACGCTGCAGTGCGCGGTCGGCGGCACCAAGGATAGTCGCATCGTGACCTTGACCTGGTTAGGAGTGAGCTCCCCTGCGACGACGTACGTCGTCACCGTGTCCACTTCCAAGGCGACGCCGGGGACAGTCGGAACAGTCGGAGGGACCAAGTCCGTGGCTATCACCTTCACTCCAAGTGAGCTCAGCAACGTCACGGTCACGGTCACCGTCACCCCGGAGATGACCGTTCGGTCAGCCTGGAAAGGTCCAGCAAGAACCAAGCAGTTCAAGGTGGGCAAGAACAAGAACGAAGCGCCCACCTGCCTCTAG
- a CDS encoding SipW-dependent-type signal peptide-containing protein: MSAGSHASRRPGLLRRARASVRLRAVLSLGVLTLPLGMGTLAFWTDSVVISGASFTGGTLDMSVSGGDPYASTTLAMPTMVPGATSAEVLTVQNVGNVAMKYSLTGGLSGTDAAAMAPHLTLTIRAGGTKSGATCTGGTSIYNAVLTTTTTTQLITTAAKRGPVPASPGTDALCFQVTFSLSAPTALQGKTATATLTFLGTSDLA; this comes from the coding sequence GTGAGCGCCGGCTCGCACGCGTCGCGACGGCCCGGCCTGCTGCGACGGGCCCGGGCGTCCGTGCGACTGCGTGCGGTGCTCTCGCTCGGGGTGCTCACGCTCCCGCTGGGCATGGGCACCCTCGCGTTCTGGACCGACAGCGTCGTGATCTCCGGGGCGAGCTTCACCGGCGGCACCCTGGACATGTCGGTCAGCGGCGGCGACCCCTACGCCTCCACCACCCTCGCGATGCCCACGATGGTGCCCGGCGCGACCTCGGCGGAGGTCCTCACCGTGCAGAACGTCGGCAACGTCGCGATGAAGTACTCGCTCACCGGCGGGCTCTCCGGCACCGACGCCGCGGCCATGGCGCCGCACTTGACGCTGACGATCCGGGCAGGAGGCACCAAGTCGGGTGCCACCTGCACCGGCGGCACCTCGATCTACAACGCGGTGCTCACCACCACGACCACCACTCAGCTGATCACCACTGCGGCCAAGCGCGGCCCGGTCCCGGCGTCCCCGGGCACGGATGCGCTGTGCTTCCAGGTCACGTTCTCGCTCAGCGCGCCGACGGCACTGCAGGGCAAGACTGCGACCGCGACACTGACGTTCCTCGGCACCTCCGACCTGGCATGA
- a CDS encoding signal peptidase I → MRSRWRVPGPVRWVGLVLSWLVILAFGAALLAGLIVPRVGGGTPYVVETGSMRPELPPGTLVVTKPVEPGAIAIGDVITYQIVSGESQVVTHRVIATGIDATGEPRWRTQGDANDAADQGWVLPVQVQGREWYTVPLLGHATSLVSGQQRELLTIAAVVGLAGYALSMFRGARRDSRRTAQHEQTADVTA, encoded by the coding sequence ATGAGATCTCGGTGGCGAGTGCCCGGACCCGTCCGGTGGGTGGGCCTGGTGTTGTCGTGGCTGGTCATCCTCGCCTTCGGTGCCGCCCTGCTCGCAGGACTCATCGTCCCGCGGGTGGGTGGCGGCACGCCGTACGTCGTGGAGACCGGGTCGATGCGTCCCGAGCTGCCGCCCGGCACGCTGGTGGTCACCAAGCCGGTCGAGCCGGGCGCGATCGCGATCGGCGACGTCATCACCTACCAGATCGTCTCGGGCGAGTCCCAGGTCGTGACGCACCGCGTGATCGCCACGGGCATCGACGCCACGGGCGAGCCCCGGTGGCGGACCCAGGGCGACGCCAACGACGCGGCCGACCAAGGCTGGGTGCTGCCCGTCCAGGTCCAGGGCCGCGAGTGGTACACCGTGCCGCTCCTCGGTCACGCGACCTCGCTCGTCTCGGGTCAGCAGCGTGAGCTCCTCACGATCGCAGCGGTGGTGGGGCTGGCGGGCTATGCGCTCTCGATGTTCCGTGGGGCCCGCCGCGACAGCCGAAGGACAGCTCAGCATGAGCAAACCGCGGACGTGACGGCGTGA
- a CDS encoding alternate-type signal peptide domain-containing protein: MKKTTKGALAAAAAGSILLGGAGTLAYWTDTSTSPGGTITGGTLSLVNPTCTWTLEHTGATTQTAITQAGIANVRLVPGDKATQTCTSQITATGDNLAATLSVTNPFNDSGDLAPAISLTSSFKVGTQAVTRITSADNAKNLQTVVVVDFPFGTEDNSTNGAKTEVIPDFVVTATQVNDVTVTP; the protein is encoded by the coding sequence ATGAAGAAGACCACCAAGGGCGCACTCGCCGCCGCGGCTGCCGGCTCGATCCTGCTCGGCGGCGCCGGCACGCTGGCGTACTGGACCGACACCAGCACGTCGCCCGGTGGCACCATCACCGGTGGCACGCTCTCCCTCGTCAACCCCACCTGCACCTGGACGCTCGAGCACACAGGTGCGACGACGCAGACCGCCATCACCCAGGCCGGCATCGCAAATGTCCGGCTCGTCCCCGGAGACAAGGCGACCCAGACCTGCACCTCGCAGATCACCGCCACCGGTGACAACCTCGCCGCCACTCTGTCGGTGACGAACCCGTTCAACGACAGCGGCGACCTCGCGCCCGCGATCTCGCTGACGTCCAGCTTCAAGGTCGGCACCCAAGCGGTCACGCGGATCACCAGCGCCGACAACGCCAAGAACCTGCAGACCGTGGTCGTCGTCGACTTCCCGTTCGGCACCGAGGACAACAGCACCAACGGCGCGAAGACCGAGGTCATCCCCGACTTCGTCGTCACGGCGACCCAGGTCAACGACGTCACCGTCACCCCCTAG
- the pdxS gene encoding pyridoxal 5'-phosphate synthase lyase subunit PdxS, with product MADSTPTPSESADGRGTTRVKRGMAEMLKGGVIMDVVTAEQAKIAEDAGAVAVMALERVPADIRAQGGVSRMSDPDMIESIIETVSIPVMAKARIGHFAEAQVLQSLGVDYIDESEVLTPADYANHIDKWRFTAPFVCGATNLGEALRRITEGAAMIRSKGEAGTGDVSNAVTHMRTIRQEIRRLGSMAEDELYVAAKELQAPYELVAEVAVSGKLPVVLFTAGGIATPADAAMMMQLGAEGVFVGSGIFKSGNPAQRAEAIVKATTFYDDPDVVAKVSRGLGEAMVGINVEEIPQPHRLAERGW from the coding sequence ATGGCCGACAGCACCCCCACCCCGTCCGAGAGCGCCGACGGACGGGGCACGACGCGCGTCAAACGCGGCATGGCCGAGATGCTCAAGGGTGGCGTGATCATGGACGTCGTCACCGCCGAGCAGGCCAAGATCGCCGAGGACGCCGGCGCCGTCGCCGTGATGGCGCTCGAGCGCGTGCCGGCCGACATCCGCGCGCAGGGCGGCGTCAGCCGCATGAGCGACCCGGACATGATCGAGTCGATCATCGAGACCGTCTCCATCCCGGTGATGGCCAAGGCCCGCATCGGCCACTTCGCCGAGGCGCAGGTCCTGCAGAGCCTGGGCGTCGACTACATCGACGAGTCCGAGGTGCTGACCCCGGCCGACTACGCCAACCACATCGACAAGTGGAGGTTCACCGCGCCGTTCGTGTGCGGGGCCACCAACCTGGGCGAGGCGCTGCGCCGCATCACCGAGGGCGCCGCGATGATCCGCTCCAAGGGCGAGGCCGGCACCGGCGACGTCTCCAACGCGGTCACCCACATGCGCACCATCCGCCAGGAGATCCGCCGCCTCGGCTCGATGGCCGAGGACGAGCTGTACGTCGCCGCGAAGGAGCTGCAGGCGCCGTACGAGCTGGTCGCGGAGGTCGCCGTGAGCGGCAAGCTGCCCGTCGTGCTGTTCACCGCCGGCGGCATCGCCACCCCGGCCGACGCGGCGATGATGATGCAGCTCGGCGCCGAGGGCGTGTTCGTCGGCTCGGGGATCTTCAAGTCCGGCAACCCCGCCCAGCGCGCGGAGGCGATCGTCAAGGCCACCACCTTCTACGACGACCCGGACGTCGTCGCCAAGGTCAGCCGCGGGCTGGGCGAGGCGATGGTCGGAATCAACGTCGAGGAGATCCCGCAGCCGCACCGCCTCGCCGAGCGCGGCTGGTAA
- the pgsA gene encoding phosphatidylinositol phosphate synthase: MLERFKSFWQNVMLAPFVNLFLRLGISPDTVTLVGTLGVSAGALIFFPQGELLIGVLFITAFVFSDLVDGQMARKSGKTSKFGAFWDSTLDRIGDGAIFGGLALYFAGPGDHYLYLCLTLYCLVMGSVTSYARARAESLGWDARGGLAERADRLVSILVMTGLGAIFDLPILIYVTLWALAAASTYTVVFRVLKVRRQALDGDNSLT, encoded by the coding sequence ATGCTCGAGAGGTTCAAGTCGTTCTGGCAGAACGTCATGCTGGCGCCGTTCGTCAACCTCTTCCTGCGCCTGGGCATCAGCCCGGACACGGTGACGCTCGTGGGGACGCTCGGCGTCTCGGCGGGTGCGCTGATCTTCTTCCCGCAGGGCGAGCTGCTCATCGGGGTCCTGTTCATCACCGCGTTCGTGTTCAGCGACCTCGTCGACGGCCAGATGGCCCGCAAGAGCGGCAAGACCTCGAAGTTCGGCGCGTTCTGGGACTCCACGCTCGACCGCATTGGCGACGGCGCGATCTTCGGCGGTCTCGCGCTCTACTTCGCGGGCCCCGGCGACCACTACCTCTACCTGTGCCTCACCCTCTACTGCCTGGTGATGGGCTCGGTGACCTCCTACGCGCGAGCCCGCGCCGAGTCGCTGGGCTGGGACGCGCGCGGCGGCCTGGCCGAGCGGGCCGACCGGCTGGTGTCGATCCTGGTGATGACCGGGCTCGGCGCGATCTTCGACCTGCCGATCCTCATCTACGTCACCCTGTGGGCGCTGGCCGCGGCCAGCACCTACACGGTGGTCTTCCGGGTCCTGAAGGTGCGCCGCCAGGCGCTGGACGGCGACAACAGCCTGACCTGA
- a CDS encoding N(5)-(carboxyethyl)ornithine synthase, translating to MGDALLGLGAVGTSAKENELRLPLHPGHLEGMDADLRARTTLQTGYGERFGYSDSDLSGLVGGFASRDELLATSDVVLLPKPQLADVEALSPGQTLWGWPHCVQDTAVTQAAIDRQLTLIAFEAMNHWTHEGAVGLHVFHKNNELAGYSSVIHAMQLAGITGDYGRRLSAIVIGFGATARGAVTALNAHGVHEVAVLTTRGVTAVGSPIHSVRIRHLDQDPDDPGLLSVITERGRKPLPAYLAENDIVVNCTLQDTAAPVTYLRTDDLRAFRKGSLIVDVSCDLGMGFEWARPTGFDDPTFEVGDHVLYYAVDHSPSYLWGSATWDNSSATLPFVRTVLEGPESWAADETISRAIEIREGAVVNPAILAFQNRSATPPYALLG from the coding sequence GTGGGCGACGCGCTGCTCGGTCTTGGCGCCGTCGGCACCTCGGCGAAGGAGAACGAGCTGCGGCTCCCCCTCCATCCGGGTCACCTGGAGGGGATGGACGCGGACCTGCGTGCCCGTACGACCCTGCAGACCGGGTACGGCGAGCGGTTCGGGTACTCCGATTCCGACCTCTCCGGCCTGGTGGGCGGCTTCGCCTCGCGCGACGAGCTGCTCGCCACCTCCGACGTGGTGCTGCTGCCCAAACCACAGCTGGCCGACGTGGAGGCGCTCTCGCCCGGCCAGACGCTGTGGGGGTGGCCGCACTGCGTGCAGGACACCGCCGTCACGCAGGCCGCGATCGACCGGCAGCTCACCCTGATCGCGTTCGAGGCGATGAACCACTGGACCCACGAGGGGGCGGTCGGGCTCCACGTCTTCCACAAGAACAACGAGCTGGCCGGCTACTCCTCGGTGATCCACGCGATGCAGCTGGCCGGGATCACCGGCGACTACGGTCGCCGGTTGAGCGCGATCGTCATCGGCTTCGGCGCGACGGCCCGCGGAGCGGTCACCGCCCTCAACGCGCACGGGGTGCACGAGGTCGCGGTCCTCACGACCCGGGGCGTGACCGCGGTCGGGTCGCCGATCCACTCGGTCCGCATCCGCCACCTGGATCAGGACCCCGACGACCCCGGCCTGCTGAGCGTCATCACCGAGCGCGGCCGCAAGCCGCTGCCGGCGTACCTCGCGGAGAACGACATCGTCGTCAACTGCACGTTGCAGGACACCGCCGCGCCGGTGACCTACCTGCGCACCGACGACCTGAGGGCATTCCGCAAGGGCAGCCTGATCGTCGACGTGTCGTGCGACCTCGGGATGGGCTTCGAGTGGGCCCGCCCTACCGGCTTCGACGACCCGACCTTCGAGGTGGGCGACCACGTCCTCTACTACGCGGTCGACCACAGCCCGTCGTACCTCTGGGGCTCCGCCACCTGGGACAACAGCTCGGCCACGCTGCCGTTCGTCCGCACGGTCCTCGAGGGCCCCGAGTCGTGGGCTGCCGACGAGACGATCAGCCGCGCCATCGAGATCCGCGAAGGTGCGGTGGTCAACCCCGCGATCCTGGCCTTCCAGAACCGCTCGGCGACCCCGCCGTACGCCCTCCTCGGCTGA
- a CDS encoding HIT family protein — MVQDGVGDPDDLDRLWTPHRMAYIRGENKPADATSGECPFCRIPRLPDDQGLVVRRGALAFAVLNLYPYAPGHLMVCPYRHVADYTEVTDEESTEIADLTRQAMRVIRSVSGAGGFNVGMNQGAVAGAGIAAHLHQHVVPRWVGDQNFMPIIGRTKTLPELLTDTRALLADAWDRAS; from the coding sequence ATGGTGCAGGACGGCGTCGGGGACCCCGACGACCTCGACCGGCTCTGGACGCCGCACCGGATGGCCTACATCCGCGGGGAGAACAAGCCGGCCGACGCCACGTCGGGGGAGTGCCCCTTCTGCCGCATCCCGCGGCTGCCCGACGACCAGGGCCTCGTCGTACGGCGGGGTGCCCTGGCGTTCGCGGTGCTCAACCTCTACCCCTACGCGCCCGGGCACCTGATGGTCTGCCCGTACCGTCACGTGGCCGACTACACCGAGGTCACCGACGAGGAGTCGACCGAGATCGCCGACCTGACCCGTCAGGCGATGCGGGTGATCCGCTCGGTGTCGGGCGCCGGCGGGTTCAACGTCGGCATGAACCAGGGCGCCGTCGCGGGGGCCGGCATCGCCGCCCACCTGCACCAGCACGTCGTACCCCGCTGGGTCGGCGACCAGAACTTCATGCCGATCATCGGGCGCACCAAGACCCTGCCCGAGCTGCTCACCGACACCCGGGCGCTGCTCGCGGACGCCTGGGATAGGGCGTCGTAG
- a CDS encoding hemolysin family protein, whose amino-acid sequence MSEWLLLSIGLLLTVGTGLFVASEFALVNLDRHDLETRAGRGEKGLGTTIGALRITSTHLSSAQLGITLTTLLTGYTFEPAVSSLLEEPLTSAGLPTSAVPVVGAVVGVVLATLFSMVIGELVPKNFALAVPLATAKVVVPFQVAFTTVFRPLVSLLNNTANGLIRAMGVEPKEELSGARSADELTYLIRHSATAGLLEQDEATLLDRTLRFSQYDASDLMTPRVRMTSVDRLDSAARIIQVSGRTGFSRLPVLDDGPDDIVGFVHVKRAFAVPLDQRSTTTAEDLMFEPTRVPETLGAGALLAELRDRGLQIAVVTDEHGGTAGIVTLEDLVEEIVGELEDEHDRAKSGVTLRGRSVSFDASWRPDELLDRTGVRVPDSEDWDTVAGFVVDELERLPELGDEVAIESGTLRVERLDGARIVRIAFLPSADHAMSLTEDRR is encoded by the coding sequence ATGAGCGAGTGGCTGCTGCTGTCGATCGGCCTGCTCCTCACGGTCGGGACCGGGTTGTTCGTGGCCTCGGAGTTCGCCCTGGTGAACCTCGACCGTCACGACCTGGAGACCCGCGCCGGGCGCGGTGAGAAGGGACTAGGCACGACGATCGGTGCGCTGCGCATCACCTCGACGCACCTCTCCAGCGCGCAGCTCGGCATCACCCTCACCACGCTGCTCACCGGCTACACCTTCGAGCCCGCGGTCAGCTCGCTGCTGGAGGAGCCGCTGACGTCGGCCGGACTGCCCACCTCCGCGGTCCCGGTGGTGGGCGCGGTCGTCGGGGTCGTGCTGGCCACGCTCTTCTCGATGGTCATCGGCGAGCTCGTGCCCAAGAACTTCGCACTCGCCGTCCCCCTGGCCACGGCCAAGGTGGTCGTGCCGTTCCAGGTCGCCTTCACGACCGTCTTCCGTCCCCTGGTCTCGCTGCTCAACAACACCGCCAACGGCCTCATCCGCGCGATGGGCGTGGAGCCCAAGGAGGAGCTCAGCGGCGCCCGCAGCGCGGACGAGCTGACCTACCTCATCCGGCACTCGGCGACCGCCGGCCTGCTGGAGCAGGACGAGGCCACGCTGCTGGACCGCACCCTGCGCTTCTCGCAGTACGACGCCTCCGACCTGATGACCCCACGCGTGCGGATGACCTCGGTGGACCGGCTCGACTCCGCCGCCCGGATCATCCAGGTCTCCGGCCGCACCGGCTTCTCGCGCCTGCCCGTCCTCGACGACGGGCCCGACGACATCGTCGGCTTCGTGCACGTCAAGCGCGCGTTCGCCGTACCGCTGGACCAACGGTCGACGACGACCGCCGAGGACCTCATGTTCGAGCCGACGCGGGTGCCCGAGACGCTCGGCGCAGGCGCCCTGCTGGCCGAGCTGCGCGACCGGGGGCTCCAGATCGCGGTCGTCACCGACGAGCACGGCGGCACCGCCGGCATCGTCACCCTCGAGGACCTCGTGGAGGAGATCGTGGGCGAGCTCGAGGACGAGCACGACCGCGCCAAGTCCGGCGTGACGCTCCGCGGCCGCTCGGTCTCCTTCGACGCCTCCTGGCGTCCCGACGAGCTGCTCGACCGCACCGGCGTGCGGGTCCCCGACTCCGAGGACTGGGACACCGTGGCGGGCTTCGTGGTCGACGAGCTCGAGCGGCTTCCCGAGCTGGGCGACGAGGTTGCGATCGAGAGCGGGACCCTGCGCGTGGAGCGTCTCGACGGCGCGCGCATCGTGCGCATCGCGTTCCTGCCCAGCGCCGACCACGCCATGTCACTGACCGAGGACCGCCGATGA